The Solanum pennellii chromosome 4, SPENNV200 genomic interval TATACCTTTCTTATTAGTAGCCCCTAAGATTTTTGAGACTTGTGAGAATTTACTGGCATGTACTATGAAACTAAATCTACACTAACAATACTTCTCCGGAATATCTATAAAGTCTCCTCTCTTCATAGAGAAGTCCTCTCTTGTTTGTTATATCTTGTGTAAATCAAATTGATTTGAGTGGTTATGTTTTTCTGTAGTAAAGATTTTCTAGTTTGGAATTATGTTTTTAGATGTAGTGTCCATGCCTTCTCTTCAAGTTTCAGTAATTTGATTTCACCGaaccaaaagaaaaagttcCAGTATTTTGATTTACATAATAACTGGTGTTCGGATTTTCAAGTCTCAATCCCTAGCGACTAATCCTCCTATTAACTGCTCTAGTTTGAATTTCAGGTCAAATTTAAcaagttattttaatttgtagCCTTTCTTAACTAAAACTCTGAATACGGTAATCTTCACTCTAGTGTTTAGTGATTTGGATTATCAAGTGAAAGTAGGACACTTTAATTGGGATGGATGGGGGTGCTTAACTGCTTATTGTAATGAAATAGACACCTTAGTTGGGCTGGATGGAGTGCTTATTATGGTGAAGTTGATAATCTCTTTATAGGAAAATTTTTGATGCTGCACAAGACCAATTTACTGaatttttctcttatttattttgGGTTGGTACAtacaaatttctcaaaattctaACTTTCTCCTTCTGGGAACTAGGAAAAAGTTCCTAGGGAAATGAATAAGCATGAGAGAATCCAAATGGCCCAGAGGAAGAAAGAAGAAGGCAACTTGCTCTTCAAAAACGGAAAGTATCAAAGAGCAATGAAGAAATATGAGAAGGTATCTCAGTGAATTGGTCATCACTGTTAAGAATGTGCAACTTTTGTTAGATGctctataatttttatgttttttctcgttttttttcttttttggttcaGGCTACTGATTGTATTAATGAAGATGAACATTTTGAAGATGATGATCAAAAGATAGTTAAATCATTGAGAGTGTCATGCTGGTTGAATGGTGCTGCTGCTTGTCTCAAACAGAATTATTTCCATGAAGCAATCAAGCAATGTTGCAAGGTAAAGTACATGCATAACAAGATAATCAATTGAACAATACTCCCTCTGcctctaattacttgtccactttttaATTGGCACtcttattaagaaaacaatgatTGACCATTTTAtccatattaattatgaagtgggtgaattaaaaattttagattttcagAAAGTTCTacctttttcaaagtaattaattgtgggtataataggtaaaaatattttgtcatttcttgatttgttaacatggtcaagtaattagggacaactGAAAAAGGAAAAGTTGACAAGTAATTAGGGTATGAGGAAGTACTATTTTAATGTAATTTGGTTGGATAGGCATGTTTTAtagtgacaaaaaaaaaagaattatcagtACATACTGTATCAGCTGATTAAAAGCATGCTTCCTTTTCTTGTGAATGAATTGCTAACTGTCTTTCAAAACCAAGCACGGCCTAATTTCATCCTTATCCTTTCCCATCGGTCATAGGTCTTAGAAGTTGAATCCTGCAATGTGAAAGCATTATATAGGAGAGCACAAGCATTTATGGAAACAGCTGATCTGCACTTGGCGGAATTGGATATCAAGAAGGCACTAGCAATAGAGCCACAAAACAGGTAATGCAACTCATGACTTTAATATTGGTGGAGAATTCTTTTGACCATTATGAATCAAAGAGTTTCTGCGGTTCAGGGAGGTGAAACTGATACAGAAGACACTAAAACAACTCCAATCAGAGAGCAACAAGAGAGACGCAAAGCTCTATACAACAATGTTTGCACGCTTGTCAAATGAGAACTCTTCTGCAGCAAAGGTTTGTTTCATGATTTCTAACTATTCGTAATTTGAGAACAAGATGTGAGAGGAGGATATATGCAAGAAACTGAAGAAGAGCAGAAGTTTTAGAATGCTTAATTATTCGTTCTCTTCTTGTATGATTTTGGTTCATTTCTTCGCAAATAAAGTTTCTTTAATCCATTACTTCGAGGAAATTGGATTCTAGATTCTAGAATCAATTGAGAAAATATACATGTTATATACAGGCTAATTATGTCCCAACTTTGTTCCAATTTGGCAGAAATTAAAAGTTGAGGAAACGGAGAGCaagaatgaagaaaatgttGGTGAAATCAACATGCACTGACATTTGATTGGAAGTTGAATCTAGATTAAGAATCGTACTTGTATACATATTTTCTAAAGCTGACAGAGTCTTGATCCAGGAGTCTACAGGAAACAACCTCTTTACTCCACTTACCCCGTACCCTTTCTAGATCTCACTTGTTTTGGGAAtatattgggtatgttgttaACGCGAGCATGTATAGACAAGGTAATAGAGAAAGGCCTTCCATTGAAGGAACCACAGTTGTACCTCTGGAAATAGCTGGTTTTCAGTTctattttaaatgtaaaaatttgGCACCCTCTGATTGTATATTTCATTTGGATGTatgttagaattttttttttttcaagttgtcCCTATTAAATTTGAGATATTCCCCTGCATTTCTGCTGGCTTTGCTTATTGTGTTGCATCTACTAATACTGGGATGATTTTAGTTGcaagaaaaatatatactaaatttAATAAGAAGCCAAAAATAGTTCTCACTTGAGGCAATGCTAACAACCTAAATTTAGAAATCTACAACTGAATAGCAAGTAAAGTAAACTCTACTACAGAAGTGGTCAAAAGTTAGTGAGTCGTATAATAGGTGATCATGTCGCATTCTGGGAGGCACTCGAGTCAGCCATTGATGCCCATCGGCGTCTTTGGCCCATTCAATTTTTGTTCGTGCTATCAGAAAATGAGATTCTTACCCAACAGTCGAATTTGATGCTCATTGCAGAGCACAGATCTTGTTGCAAGGGGTAGGTAGGCGAGAtagatttaaatatattttgatgttattttattttcaatttttcaccAATCATCTTACAATGAGACAACATTATGGTGGGCACCATGTTCAGCTATTTTACGTCATTCAAGAAATAACAGTATAAGATGccattcattattttaaattccTTAAAAAATCAAAGCATCAATGCCGAAATCGAATTATTCCCTAATTAGCTCCAGTAtgtttcttcatcttcttcttcttgctcTACCATTAGTGATACAAATTAGCCCCCTGCAAGTACAAGCTGCTGCAACTGTCAAATTTCTTCCTGGATTTGACGGTCCTCTTCCTTTTCATCTCGAAACTgggttagttttttttctttctttcttttactaatttaaCAATTGTATAGCTTAgaacaaattcaaatttggaCGGATCAAAACTCAATCCAGTTTTGATTTACTCGTATCAAAACGGGTAACGGTCTACTAGAGCGTGTAGTTTGAATCCTAACTTTAGCTCTCACATTACTAGCAAAGACGATAGATCTAACAATTTCTTCCACAGTTTACTGATTGCAAAATAATGGCATCTAGCTTAGCTAATCAAGAGAAAcagttaattataattaattgtgGACCTTAAGAGCACGTGGATATGTGGTCTATGTAAAAttagatataaatatatttttttaaaattgatataatattaTGGACACTTATTTTATCGTAAGGCTAAATAATGCACTTTGACTATTAATTTGCAATAATATCTAAAACAGTACAAGTAATCTAGATTGTCGGTATAAAATAATAGTTATATCTTTAGGCTATCTTTAGTTGGTGTACTAGATTTCAATATTCATAATTGTTAGTATTATTTTTACCagttataaaaatatcaaattatatttaaaattccaTTCCAAATCTTAaaaatcttctatttttttaaaactttctgccaatttaaattaaaatgtcttactaattaaaacttttaaaaatgttaagttGAAATAATTAGAACTAAAAGGGTATTTGGATCGGCATAAATTTTAATCAAACCTTTTtgaagtcttttttttttttccaaagtgtttgacaaatataaaataacttaaaataaatcaaaaaatgacTTAGAAGGTGTTTagcgaaattaaaaataaaaagtaaatctTCTTGACTTTATT includes:
- the LOC107017713 gene encoding 70 kDa peptidyl-prolyl isomerase-like isoform X2; the encoded protein is MRKGEKVNLLIQPRYASVDRDKDSESSVPSIPPSSILSIDLELVSFKPVINVTGDLGVLKKILKEGEGTLTADEGAAVTIRYTAKLVDGTLLERRGFDGENALKFITDEEQVVAGLDQAVTTMKKGEHAIVTVKPDYGLGNTEVKRDLAMVPPCSTIIFEVEMLEFTKEKVPREMNKHERIQMAQRKKEEGNLLFKNGKYQRAMKKYEKATDCINEDEHFEDDDQKIVKSLRVSCWLNGAAACLKQNYFHEAIKQCCKVLEVESCNVKALYRRAQAFMETADLHLAELDIKKALAIEPQNREVKLIQKTLKQLQSESNKRDAKLYTTMFARLSNENSSAAKKLKVEETESKNEENVGEINMH